In Pongo pygmaeus isolate AG05252 chromosome 13, NHGRI_mPonPyg2-v2.0_pri, whole genome shotgun sequence, one genomic interval encodes:
- the LRRC8A gene encoding volume-regulated anion channel subunit LRRC8A, with protein sequence MIPVTELRYFADTQPAYRILKPWWDVFTDYISIVMLMIAVFGGTLQVTQDKMICLPCKWVTKDSCNDSFRGWAAPGPEPTYPNSTILPTPDTGPTGIKYDLDRHQYNYVDAVCYENRLHWFAKYFPYLVLLHTLIFLACSNFWFKFPRTSSKLEHFVSILLKCFDSPWTTRALSETVVEESDPKPAFSKMNGSMDKKSSTVSEDVEATVPMLQRTKSRIEQGIVDRSETGVLDKKEGEQAKALFEKVKKFRTHVEEGDIVYRLYMRQTIIKVIKFILIICYTVYYVHNIKFDVDCTVDIESLTGYRTYRCAHPLATLFKILASFYISLVIFYGLICMYTLWWMLRRSLKKYSFESIREESSYSDIPDVKNDFAFMLHLIDQYDPLYSKRFAVFLSEVSENKLRQLNLNNEWTLDKLRQRLTKNAQDKLELHLFMLSGIPDTVFDLVELEVLKLELIPDVTIPPSIAQLTGLKELWLYHTAAKIEAPALAFLRENLRALHIKFTDIKEIPLWIYSLKTLEELHLTGNLSAENNRYIVIDGLRELKRLKVLRLKSNLSKLPQVVTDVGVHLQKLSINNEGTKLIVLNSLKKMANLTELELIRCDLERIPHSIFSLHNLQEIDLKDNNLKTIEEIISFQHLHRLTCLKLWYNHIAYIPIQIGNLTNLERLYLNRNKIEKIPTQLFYCRKLRYLDLSHNNLTFLPADIGLLQNLQNLAITANRIETLPPELFQCRKLRALHLGNNVLQSLPSRVGELTNLTQIELRGNRLECLPVELGECPLLKRSGLVVEEDLFNTLPPEVKERLWRADKEQA encoded by the exons ATGATTCCAGTGACAGAGCTCCGCTACTTTGCGGACACGCAGCCAGCATACCGGATCCTGAAGCCGTGGTGGGATGTGTTTACAGACTACATCTCTATCGTCATGCTGATGATTGCCGTCTTCGGGGGCACGCTGCAGGTCACCCAAGAcaagatgatctgcctgccttgtaaGTGGGTCACCAAGGACTCCTGCAATGACTCGTTCCGGGGCTGGGCAGCCCCTGGCCCGGAGCCCACCTACCCCAACTCCACCATTCTGCCGACCCCTGACACGGGCCCCACAGGCATCAAGTATGACCTGGACCGGCACCAGTACAACTACGTGGACGCCGTGTGCTATGAGAACCGGCTGCACTGGTTTGCCAAGTACTTCCCCTACCTGGTGCTTCTGCACACGCTCATCTTCCTGGCCTGCAGCAACTTCTGGTTCAAATTCCCACGCACCAGCTCGAAGCTGGAGCACTTTGTGTCTATCCTGCTGAAGTGCTTCGACTCGCCCTGGACCACGAGGGCCCTGTCGGAGACAGTGGTGGAGGAGAGCGACCCCAAGCCGGCCTTCAGCAAGATGAATGGCTCCATGGACAAGAAGTCATCGACTGTCAGTGAGGACGTGGAGGCCACCGTGCCCATGCTACAGCGGACCAAGTCACGGATCGAGCAGGGTATCGTGGACCGCTCAGAGACGGGTGTGCTGGACAAGAAGGAGGGGGAGCAGGCCAAGGCACTGTTTGAGAAGGTGAAGAAGTTCCGGACCCATGTGGAGGAGGGGGACATCGTGTACCGCCTCTACATGCGGCAGACCATCATCAAGGTGATCAAGTTCATCCTCATCATCTGCTACACCGTCTACTACGTGCACAACATCAAGTTCGACGTGGACTGCACCGTGGACATTGAGAGCCTGACGGGCTACCGCACCTACCGCTGTGCCCACCCCCTGGCCACACTCTTCAAGATCCTGGCATCCTTCTACATCAGCCTAGTCATCTTCTACGGCCTCATCTGCATGTACACACTGTGGTGGATGCTACGGCGCTCCCTCAAGAAGTACTCGTTCGAGTCAATCCGCGAGGAGAGCAGCTACAGTGACATCCCCGACGTCAAGAATGACTTCGCCTTCATGCTGCACCTCATTGACCAATACGACCCGCTCTACTCCAAGCGCTTCGCCGTCTTCCTGTCGGAAGTGAGCGAGAACAAGCTGCGGCAGCTGAACCTCAACAACGAGTGGACGCTGGACAAGCTCCGGCAGCGGCTCACCAAGAATGCGCAGGACAAGCTGGAGCTGCACCTGTTCATGCTCAGTGGCATCCCTGACACTGTGTTTGACCTGGTGGAGCTGGAGGTCCTGAAGCTGGAGCTGATCCCTGACGTGACCATCCCGCCCAGCATTGCCCAGCTCACGGGCCTCAAGGAGCTGTGGCTCTACCACACAGCGGCCAAGATTGAGGCGCCCGCGCTGGCCTTCCTGCGCGAGAACCTGCGGGCGCTGCACATCAAGTTCACCGACATCAAGGAGATCCCGCTGTGGATCTATAGCCTGAAGACGCTGGAGGAGCTGCACCTGACGGGCAACCTGAGCGCGGAGAACAACCGCTACATTGTCATCGACGGGCTGCGGGAGCTCAAACGCCTCAAGGTGCTGAGGCTCAAGAGCAACCTGAGCAAGCTGCCGCAGGTGGTCACAGATGTGGGCGTGCACCTGCAGAAGCTGTCCATCAACAATGAGGGCACCAAGCTCATCGTCCTCAACAGCCTCAAGAAGATGGCGAACCTGACTGAGCTGGAGCTGATCCGCTGCGACCTGGAGCGCATCCCCCACTCCATCTTCAGCCTCCACAACCTGCAGGAGATTGACCTCAAGGACAACAACCTCAAGACCATCGAGGAGATCATCAGCTTCCAGCACCTGCACCGCCTCACCTGCCTTAAGCTGTGGTACAACCACATCGCCTACATCCCCATCCAGATCGGCAACCTCACCAACCTGGAGCGCCTCTACCTGAACCGCAACAAGATTGAGAAGATCCCCACCCAGCTCTTCTACTGCCGCAAGCTGCGCTACCTGGACCTCAGCCACAACAACCTGACCTTCCTCCCCGCTGACATTGGCCTCCTGCAGAACCTCCAGAACCTGGCCATCACGGCCAACCGG ATCGAGACGCTCCCTCCGGAGCTCTTCCAGTGCCGGAAGCTGCGGGCCCTGCACCTGGGCAACAACGTGCTGCAGTCACTGCCCTCGAGGGTGGGCGAGCTGACCAACCTGACGCAGATCGAGCTGCGGGGCAACCGGCTGGAGTGCCTGCCCGTGGAGCTGGGCGAGTGCCCGCTGCTCAAGCGCAGCGGCTTGGTGGTGGAGGAGGACCTGTTCAACACATTGCCGCCCGAGGTGAAGGAGCGGCTGTGGAGGGCTGACAAGGAGCAGGCCTGA